In Arthrobacter sp. SLBN-112, a genomic segment contains:
- a CDS encoding extracellular solute-binding protein, giving the protein MKTSLRTSTVVKSLAAAATLAMLATGCSPSSSGDSGGNVTVRFTWWGNDLRNKETQQVIDAFQASHPNIKIQAEPGVWSSYWDKLATTTAANDSPDVIQMDQAYIAEYGGRGALLDLSKQSNIDTSKIDQDALNSGRVSGKQFGLSTGQNAKAVMINTKMFQDFGVPIPDDKTWTWDDYTKTAAQIAKAAAKAGQTNYGSSYSLTDSDLNTWAMQHGESLYSADGGLGFKEGTATSFFQNLLNLRNAGAAPPANIATEDISAPVEQTLFATGKTAMSWWWTNQVNALQSALKTDVKILRAPSSTGSAKDNGMSYKPSMFWSVSSRSKHPKEAAEVVNYMLNNLDSAKTILTERGFPTNSEVQTAIDPLLTPADKSAAAFLKDIKPDLKSGPPVPPTGSSGVQALIQRYCTDVLFDRQSPSDAAKGLMQEAQSMIDSARK; this is encoded by the coding sequence ATGAAGACTTCGCTTCGCACCAGCACGGTGGTCAAGTCGCTCGCCGCTGCGGCCACCCTCGCCATGCTTGCAACCGGCTGCTCTCCCTCCTCATCCGGCGACAGCGGCGGGAACGTCACCGTCCGCTTCACGTGGTGGGGCAACGACCTTCGCAACAAAGAAACCCAACAGGTCATAGACGCGTTCCAGGCCTCCCATCCCAACATCAAGATCCAGGCCGAGCCTGGAGTCTGGAGCAGCTACTGGGACAAACTGGCCACAACCACCGCGGCGAACGATTCTCCTGACGTGATCCAGATGGACCAGGCATATATCGCCGAGTACGGCGGCCGGGGTGCCCTCCTTGACCTGTCGAAGCAAAGCAATATCGACACCTCCAAGATCGACCAGGACGCCCTCAACTCCGGCCGGGTCAGCGGCAAGCAGTTTGGCCTGAGCACCGGGCAGAACGCCAAGGCCGTGATGATCAACACCAAGATGTTCCAGGACTTTGGTGTTCCCATCCCGGACGACAAGACCTGGACCTGGGATGACTACACCAAGACCGCCGCCCAGATCGCGAAAGCGGCGGCCAAAGCCGGGCAGACCAATTACGGCAGTTCGTACTCGCTGACGGACTCCGACCTGAACACGTGGGCGATGCAGCACGGCGAATCGCTCTACTCGGCGGACGGCGGACTCGGCTTCAAGGAAGGTACCGCCACGTCCTTCTTCCAGAACCTGCTGAACCTGCGCAACGCCGGAGCCGCCCCGCCGGCCAACATTGCCACCGAGGACATCAGCGCCCCGGTGGAACAGACGTTGTTCGCCACCGGCAAGACCGCGATGTCGTGGTGGTGGACCAACCAGGTCAACGCGCTCCAGTCCGCGCTGAAGACCGACGTCAAGATCCTGCGTGCCCCAAGTTCCACAGGCAGTGCGAAGGACAACGGTATGTCGTACAAGCCGTCCATGTTCTGGTCGGTGTCTTCGCGCAGCAAGCATCCCAAGGAAGCTGCCGAGGTTGTCAATTACATGCTCAACAACCTGGACTCGGCCAAGACCATCCTGACCGAGCGTGGCTTCCCCACGAATTCAGAGGTCCAGACGGCAATCGACCCGCTGCTGACCCCCGCGGACAAGTCCGCGGCGGCGTTCCTGAAGGACATCAAGCCGGATCTGAAGAGCGGCCCGCCGGTGCCGCCGACCGGTTCATCCGGGGTGCAGGCTTTGATCCAGCGGTACTGCACGGACGTCCTCTTCGACCGCCAGTCACCCTCCGACGCAGCCAAGGGCCTGATGCAGGAGGCGCAGTCCATGATCGACTCCGCCAGGAAGT
- a CDS encoding TerC family protein, translating into MPDLPVWFELGSFVILGLILLTDLLLVVRRPHEPSMKEAGLWVAFYVALAMAFAGAMFAFTGPEFGSQFVAGWVTEYSLSIDNLFVFIIIMARFSVPRKYQQEVLMVGIIIALILRGIFILLGAIVIEQFSWVFYVFGAFLLWTAWKQAQDEGEEEEDRENPLIARIRKVIPMSEKFDGGKLRTTVNGKKVFTPMVIVFITIGLTDLLFAVDSIPAIFGLTQSPFIVFTANLFALMGLRQLYFLLGGLMNRLIYLKHALSFILAFIGVKLVLHAMHVNELPFINGGRHIEWAPEIPTFVSLAVIVGTIIVAVVASLLSSKAKAAAIDPRLEEDARKSHSDID; encoded by the coding sequence GTGCCCGACTTGCCCGTATGGTTTGAGCTTGGCTCATTTGTCATCCTCGGCCTGATCCTCCTGACTGACCTTCTCTTAGTGGTCCGCCGGCCGCATGAACCCTCCATGAAGGAAGCCGGCCTCTGGGTCGCCTTCTATGTCGCCCTGGCCATGGCCTTCGCGGGCGCCATGTTCGCCTTTACCGGCCCCGAATTCGGCAGCCAGTTCGTCGCCGGCTGGGTCACGGAATACAGCCTCAGCATCGACAACCTGTTCGTCTTCATCATCATCATGGCCAGGTTCTCTGTCCCGCGGAAATACCAGCAGGAAGTATTGATGGTGGGCATCATCATTGCGCTCATCCTGCGTGGCATCTTCATCCTGCTCGGTGCCATTGTCATTGAACAGTTCAGCTGGGTGTTCTACGTCTTCGGCGCGTTCCTGCTGTGGACGGCCTGGAAGCAGGCGCAGGACGAGGGCGAAGAGGAAGAGGACCGCGAGAACCCCCTGATTGCCAGGATCCGCAAAGTCATCCCCATGTCGGAGAAATTCGACGGCGGCAAGCTGCGGACCACGGTGAACGGCAAGAAGGTCTTCACCCCCATGGTGATCGTCTTCATCACTATCGGCCTCACGGACCTCCTGTTCGCCGTGGACTCCATCCCGGCAATCTTCGGCCTCACCCAGAGCCCCTTCATCGTCTTCACCGCCAACCTGTTCGCCCTGATGGGGCTGCGGCAGCTGTACTTCCTGCTGGGCGGGCTGATGAACCGCCTGATCTACCTCAAGCACGCCCTGTCCTTCATCCTGGCGTTCATCGGCGTCAAGCTCGTCCTGCACGCCATGCATGTCAACGAACTCCCCTTCATCAACGGCGGACGCCACATCGAATGGGCGCCTGAAATTCCCACGTTCGTGTCCCTTGCCGTCATCGTGGGAACCATCATCGTTGCCGTGGTGGCCAGCCTGCTCAGCTCCAAGGCCAAGGCCGCCGCGATCGATCCCCGGCTTGAGGAAGACGCCCGGAAGAGCCACAGCGACATCGACTAG
- a CDS encoding MFS transporter: MARTAAEQRVRQVQRRTVVLLGTAQVFGGIGTGATVSIGSILAVELSGSSAWAGAVATVMTLGAAAAALPLASLADHRGRRAGQVAGLSAALAGALLMVLAVVSGLFILLVLGAAGIGVGTAATLQARFAAVDLAASEHRGRALSAVVWAVTVGAVAGPNLIQPGTVVGAALGLPPVAGPFVIAAAGLFIATVLLFAGLRPDPLLLARQLAAAGSSTAQDLAQAAPAGAAAPHAGGSLIRGLHAIRDSRTAVLAVTAVVAAHAVMVGVMSMTPLHLQHLVEGPAFHPGHVAEGDVLVIIGFTISLHIAGMFALSPVMGWLTDKAGRIETIMIGFAVLIAAVVVAGFGQSSTPAVAAGLVLLGVGWSAATISGSTLLAESVGRDARVAVQGVSDMLMGAAGAAGGAVSGLVLGVAGYLGLNLIGAAIGTAVLAAAILTRTSRRQSAAA, translated from the coding sequence ATGGCCCGCACAGCAGCGGAACAGCGCGTGCGCCAGGTGCAGCGGCGCACCGTTGTGCTCCTTGGCACAGCCCAGGTCTTCGGTGGCATCGGCACGGGTGCCACCGTGTCGATCGGCTCCATCCTGGCCGTGGAACTGTCCGGCTCCAGCGCCTGGGCGGGCGCCGTGGCAACGGTCATGACACTGGGGGCCGCAGCCGCCGCACTTCCGCTGGCATCGTTGGCCGACCACCGTGGTCGCCGGGCCGGCCAGGTGGCTGGTCTCTCGGCAGCCTTGGCAGGTGCCCTGCTCATGGTGCTGGCCGTCGTGTCCGGGCTCTTTATCCTGCTCGTCCTCGGCGCCGCAGGCATCGGCGTCGGCACCGCGGCCACCCTGCAGGCGCGGTTTGCTGCCGTGGACCTTGCGGCCTCCGAACACCGCGGGAGGGCACTCTCGGCGGTAGTCTGGGCGGTCACCGTTGGCGCCGTGGCCGGGCCCAACCTCATCCAGCCCGGTACGGTGGTGGGGGCGGCGCTGGGCCTGCCGCCCGTGGCAGGCCCGTTCGTCATTGCCGCGGCCGGGCTGTTCATTGCCACCGTGCTCCTGTTCGCCGGGCTTCGCCCCGACCCGCTGCTGCTGGCGCGCCAGCTCGCGGCCGCCGGGAGCAGCACTGCCCAAGACCTTGCCCAGGCAGCCCCCGCGGGCGCAGCAGCACCTCACGCCGGCGGCTCACTGATCCGCGGGCTCCATGCCATCAGGGACTCCCGGACAGCGGTCCTGGCGGTGACCGCCGTCGTCGCCGCCCACGCGGTGATGGTGGGCGTGATGTCCATGACGCCGCTGCACCTGCAGCACCTGGTGGAAGGCCCGGCGTTCCACCCCGGGCACGTGGCGGAGGGGGACGTGCTGGTGATTATCGGCTTCACCATCTCGCTGCATATCGCCGGGATGTTTGCGCTCTCGCCGGTCATGGGCTGGTTGACGGACAAGGCAGGCCGGATCGAGACCATCATGATTGGCTTCGCGGTGTTGATCGCAGCGGTGGTGGTTGCCGGGTTTGGACAGTCTTCGACTCCGGCTGTGGCGGCAGGCCTTGTCCTGTTGGGCGTTGGCTGGTCGGCGGCCACGATCTCCGGGTCCACCTTGCTGGCTGAAAGCGTGGGGCGGGATGCCCGGGTGGCAGTGCAGGGTGTCTCTGACATGCTGATGGGTGCTGCCGGAGCGGCTGGAGGTGCGGTGTCGGGGCTGGTCCTGGGCGTCGCCGGCTACCTCGGCCTGAACCTGATCGGAGCTGCCATCGGAACGGCCGTGCTGGCGGCAGCTATCCTTACCCGCACCTCACGCCGGCAGTCAGCGGCCGCCTGA